One window of the Trueperaceae bacterium genome contains the following:
- a CDS encoding V-type ATPase subunit codes for MSSDFGYINARIRGMKAKLLEPEFYTQALADTDFRAFTGTVAQTSYVADLEEAQARTSGLEALDWAVAQNFRRTARSILDFSDGRPGELLTLFLLSYDLMNLKTLARAKHAGRDAESALDVALPAGEMRPALIETLAAAPDLPSMAQALAVTGHPLSRAFSAAVRRYAQEGELYTLELTLDRFCYKSLLDALDEYDAPRELRRHVKREIDATNLRTALKLRGRTVAREELYVPGGAEIDRGTFDAIIADTSKSALSALAGSAFAEVAETDSLSEADAVIRGILDESAHRVALSDPLGPGVALDFLRKKEAEAAKLRLLARGKFYDVPREQLERELGNA; via the coding sequence GTGTCCTCCGACTTCGGCTACATCAACGCCCGAATACGGGGGATGAAGGCAAAGCTGCTCGAGCCGGAGTTCTACACTCAGGCGCTCGCCGATACCGACTTCCGTGCCTTCACCGGCACCGTCGCGCAGACGTCCTACGTCGCGGACCTGGAAGAGGCGCAGGCGCGCACCTCCGGGCTGGAAGCCCTGGACTGGGCCGTGGCGCAGAACTTCCGCCGTACCGCCCGTTCGATCCTCGATTTCTCCGACGGTCGGCCGGGAGAGCTGCTCACCCTCTTCCTGCTGAGCTACGACCTGATGAACCTCAAGACACTGGCTCGCGCCAAGCACGCCGGCCGTGATGCCGAGAGCGCCCTCGACGTGGCCCTGCCGGCCGGCGAGATGCGCCCGGCGCTCATCGAGACGCTCGCCGCGGCGCCCGACCTGCCCTCGATGGCTCAGGCGCTGGCCGTCACCGGCCACCCGCTCTCGCGGGCGTTCAGTGCGGCCGTGAGACGCTACGCTCAGGAGGGGGAGCTCTACACCCTCGAACTCACCCTCGACCGCTTCTGCTACAAGTCGCTCCTCGACGCGCTCGACGAGTACGATGCGCCCCGCGAGTTGCGGCGCCATGTCAAGCGGGAGATCGACGCGACCAACCTCCGTACCGCACTGAAGCTGCGTGGCAGGACCGTCGCCAGAGAGGAACTCTACGTGCCGGGGGGCGCCGAGATAGACCGCGGCACCTTCGACGCCATTATCGCCGACACCTCCAAGTCGGCCCTGTCGGCCCTCGCCGGTTCCGCGTTCGCGGAGGTCGCCGAGACCGACTCGCTTAGCGAAGCCGACGCCGTCATCCGCGGGATCCTCGATGAGAGCGCCCACCGGGTGGCTCTCTCCGACCCGTTGGGTCCCGGCGTGGCGCTCGACTTCCTGCGGAAGAAGGAGGCCGAGGCCGCCAAGCTACGCCTCCTCGCCCGGGGCAAGTTCTACGATGTGCCGCGGGAGCAACTCGAACGGGAGTTGGGGAATGCCTGA